The following proteins come from a genomic window of Macrobrachium rosenbergii isolate ZJJX-2024 chromosome 37, ASM4041242v1, whole genome shotgun sequence:
- the LOC136825214 gene encoding dentin sialophosphoprotein-like, whose amino-acid sequence MEKGEKKKDNRKIGGGMRCMYRWDDNDNDISNNGGKRKHDRTPHIKSSVTSNAEDGDAPVKRNSKRGDARRSNDSSKDPTREIERMEKRLEKVEAKLEQTKALGKERMTQRLAMEIERTKGRLKYLKSNHNHNKVKLKSSDSGEEKKTKKKLVKLTSKLQKHEQKIEKLENKITKLQGKTNKKRQLAKLKNKVSKLQSKSEILQNKINELQSLLGTTVGHTDDTNDSGYTDVSDDKHDDVNDPDNSDDVSDDDSTDGDSDDDDMNDTDNSDDVSGDDSLDGDIDNDDINDTDNSDDVSDDDSPDGDSDNDETNDPDHSDYVSGDDSPDGDGDDDDSPRIGDWPGPVNEGIGKPKGERLGKESEKNFGKTRKGEGKGNGKEQSFCGPQDQPITINSQTGEIGLSVRPKGPKKGSGGKPSMPHYSGSSNDSHGNVTQDPADSVVVMIPSEVKYTCSWSPASP is encoded by the coding sequence ATGGagaaaggggagaagaagaaagacaatagAAAAATTGGTGGTGGGATGCGTTGCATGTACAGGTGGGATGACAATGACAATGATATCTCGAATAATGGCGGAAAGAGAAAACATGACAGGACACCCCATATAAAAAGTTCGGTTACAAGTAATGCTGAGGATGGTGATGCCCCCGTGAAGAGGAATAGTAAAAGAGGCGATGCAAGACGAAGTAATGACTCCAGCAAGGACCCAACAAGGGAAATTGAAAGGATGGAGAAAAGATTAGAAAAGGTGGAGGCTAAACTTGAACAGACGAAGGCACTGGGAAAAGAACGAATGACTCAGAGGCTGGCTATGGAGATAGAAAGGACCAAGGGAAGACTGAAATACCTGAAGAgcaatcataatcataataaggTCAAACTGAAGTCGTCCGATAGTGGGGaggagaaaaaaactaaaaaaaaactggtgaagTTGACCTCGAAATtgcaaaaacatgaacaaaaaattgaaaaactagaaaataaaataaccaagcTGCaaggaaagacaaataaaaaaaggcagttggctaaattaaaaaataaagtaagtaagCTCCAATCTAAGTCTGAGATACTGCAAAACAAAATCAATGAATTGCAGTCACTTTTGGGAACGACGGTGGGTCACACGGACGATACAAATGATAGTGGTTACACGGATGTCAGTGACGATAAACACGATGACGTTAATGATCCTGATAATTCAgatgatgtcagtgatgatgatTCCACAGATGGGGACAGTGACGACGATGATATGAATGATACTGATAATTCAGATGACGTCAGTGGTGATGATTCCCTAGATGGGGACATTGATAACGATGATATCAATGATACTGATAATTCAGATGACGTCAGTGATGATGATTCCCCAGATGGGGACAGTGACAACGATGAAACGAATGATCCTGATCATTCAGATTATGTCAGTGGCGATGATTCGCCAGATGGTGATGGCGATGACGACGACTCGCCAAGAATAGGAGACTGGCCAGGACCTGTGAACGAAGGGATTGGTAAGCCTAAAGGGGAACGGTTGGGGAAAGAGAGCGAGAAGAATTTTGGGAAGACACGGAAGGGCGAAGGGAAGGGTAACGGAAAGGAACAGTCTTTCTGTGGGCCTCAAGACCAACCTATCACCATCAACTCTCAGACTGGAGAAATTGGTCTTTCAGTACGCCCAAAGGGTCCAAAGAAAGGAAGTGGGGGGAAGCCTTCAATGCCTCATTACAGTGGGAGCAGTAACGATTCACATGGTAATGTCACACAAGATCCTGCAGACTCAGTTGTGGTGATGATTCCTTCCGAAGTTAAATATACCTGTTCATGGAGCCCTGCTTCCCCTTAA